ATCGATAACGGCGCTATCCCGGACGCCATCCCTGAAATCGGCGGTTCCAGGCCGTCCTTCCGCGATGGCGCTCAGGAACTCGGCCCACATCGCACACTCCTGGCCGAGCCAGCCGATCGACGTGCCGTCGGTCCCCGCGATGAGCAGCTCTGCGGCGCCCGGGTGGCCCGGGTTCACGAGCACCCGCCGGAACCCGAACGTGAATGGGTCGCCGGGCAGGCACACTCGGAATTCGTCGGGTCGCTCCAGGTCCCAATCGGCCGACCCACGCGACCCGTAGATCTCGATCTGCAACGACACACGCTTGCCGATCGCGACGCGGCTCGTCTCCAGCACCCCGTACGCCCCGCCCTCGAAGGTGACGAGCGCGGCGGCCGCATCCTCGACGTCGACAGGACCGGTCTCGCGCCTCGACGCGCCTGCAGATTCGCCGCCGCGGTTGCCCACGGCATCGGCTCCGGGCAGGGCGCGCACCGGGATGAACGTCGCTGCCAACGCCTGGACTGACTCGATCTCGCCGACCAAAAAGCGGGCGCAATCGACCAGGTGATAGCCCGTGTCGATGGCGATCCCGCCACCGGCGAGGGCCCTCCGGAACCGCCACAGGAGCGGGACGTCCGGGTCGGCACCATAGTCGAGCATGAACGAGGCCCGGATGCTGCGGATCGCGCCCAACTCACCGTCGTGGATGAGCCTGGCAATCGCTCGCACGGCGGGCGACCAACGGTACCCGGCGGCGAGACCGTGGAACACGCCCGCGGCCTGACACGCGCGGAGCATCGTGGCGGCATCTTCCGCCGATTCGCCGAGCGGCTTCTCGCAGACCACATGCTTGCCCGCTGCCGCCGCAGCCAGGAC
The sequence above is drawn from the Chloroflexota bacterium genome and encodes:
- a CDS encoding Gfo/Idh/MocA family oxidoreductase codes for the protein MARAHSAALVNLPHLYPGLALRPRLVAVADINRTLATGIADHYDYERVAQDWRAAAAAADVDLVVACLPPALNREVVLAAAAAGKHVVCEKPLGESAEDAATMLRACQAAGVFHGLAAGYRWSPAVRAIARLIHDGELGAIRSIRASFMLDYGADPDVPLLWRFRRALAGGGIAIDTGYHLVDCARFLVGEIESVQALAATFIPVRALPGADAVGNRGGESAGASRRETGPVDVEDAAAALVTFEGGAYGVLETSRVAIGKRVSLQIEIYGSRGSADWDLERPDEFRVCLPGDPFTFGFRRVLVNPGHPGAAELLIAGTDGTSIGWLGQECAMWAEFLSAIAEGRPGTADFRDGVRDSAVIDALYASAASGARTPVVLPAGIG